The following proteins are encoded in a genomic region of Desulfosporosinus youngiae DSM 17734:
- the dnaN gene encoding DNA polymerase III subunit beta, whose product MKIFCSKDALLSGVNAVQRAVSNKNPLPVLQGILIQAENQSLQFAATDLEIGIRCDVPAQVTEEGTMIVPAKLFTEVVRKLPDTTISLEERDQAITICYHQSKIVLNGYDPEEFPLLPDLIEPLSFSLPTMIFKNMIRQTIFSCAAEENRPVFNGILLQIENSTIRLVATDTHRLAYIISEITNSEETKFSGIIPSKTLSEIYRLLRDEDEDLMISYSNNQVVFQFGSIYLVSRLIEGQFPNYKQVIPQTCETKVYLAVREFLDAVERASLLSRDKSSANIVRINVENNELRIDQTTELGKISEQISVEMEGKDVRIAFNAKFLIDALKVIDSERILFELSGPFSPGVMRPSDNPNYIYLVLPVRTS is encoded by the coding sequence ATGAAAATCTTTTGCTCAAAAGATGCACTGCTTTCTGGTGTAAATGCTGTTCAAAGGGCCGTATCTAACAAAAATCCATTACCTGTACTTCAAGGAATTTTAATTCAGGCTGAAAACCAGTCTTTACAATTTGCGGCTACTGATCTTGAAATAGGAATCCGTTGTGACGTTCCGGCTCAAGTTACTGAAGAGGGAACAATGATTGTTCCTGCTAAACTTTTTACGGAAGTTGTTCGTAAATTACCCGATACGACCATTTCATTAGAAGAACGGGATCAGGCAATTACAATTTGTTATCACCAGTCAAAAATTGTCCTAAACGGCTATGACCCTGAAGAATTCCCCTTGCTTCCGGATCTTATAGAACCTTTATCATTTTCCTTGCCCACAATGATCTTCAAAAATATGATCAGACAGACTATCTTCTCTTGTGCTGCTGAAGAAAACAGACCAGTTTTTAATGGCATACTTTTGCAGATTGAGAACTCAACGATTCGCTTAGTAGCTACGGATACACATCGATTAGCTTATATTATTTCAGAAATAACAAATTCCGAAGAAACCAAATTCAGTGGAATTATTCCTTCTAAAACTCTATCAGAAATCTATCGCTTACTAAGAGACGAAGATGAAGACTTAATGATCAGTTATAGTAATAATCAAGTAGTGTTTCAATTTGGGTCTATATATTTAGTTTCACGGCTAATTGAAGGCCAATTTCCCAACTATAAACAAGTAATTCCTCAAACATGTGAAACAAAAGTATATTTAGCTGTAAGAGAATTTCTTGACGCTGTAGAAAGAGCTTCCTTGTTGTCCCGTGATAAGAGCAGTGCTAATATTGTAAGGATAAATGTCGAAAATAATGAGTTGAGAATTGATCAAACAACTGAGTTAGGCAAAATATCTGAGCAGATTAGCGTAGAAATGGAAGGTAAAGATGTAAGAATCGCTTTTAATGCTAAATTCCTGATTGACGCTTTAAAAGTTATAGATAGTGAACGCATTTTATTTGAATTATCCGGACCATTTAGCCCAGGAGTAATGCGTCCTTCAGATAATCCAAATTATATTTATCTTGTGCTGCCTGTAAGAACGTCCTAA
- the dnaA gene encoding chromosomal replication initiator protein DnaA: MPPQPNSLHLLWQETLGKLKSELSKPSFETWLSSTRLLSIDGDTLVISVPNEFAKDWLESRYAPMIRSSVQSVLGHSVSLRFILPPASGTYGEDIIQSELIPPSIPKQIEPISNFLNNKYTFDTFVIGNSNRFAHAASLAVAESPAKSYNPLFIYGGVGLGKTHLMHAIGHHVLQRSPNTKVIYVSSEKFTNELIDSIRDENPEEFRNHYRNVDILLIDDIQFLAGKERTQEEFFHTFNALHEANKQIIISSDRPPKEIPTLEDRLRSRFEWGLITDIQAPDFETRIAILRKKAKMENLQVPNEVMVYIADKIRSNIRELEGALIRVMAFASLSSIPITAEVAVEALKDIIPVNTTKQITIDIIQESVARFFNLSPNDFKAKKRTRAVAFPRQIAMYLSRQLTDFSLPKIGEEFGGRDHTTVMHAHDKITQALINDPLLEKKVNEIIQKIQSD; this comes from the coding sequence ATGCCACCACAGCCGAACTCACTCCATTTATTGTGGCAGGAAACGCTGGGAAAACTAAAAAGTGAACTTTCTAAGCCAAGCTTTGAAACTTGGTTGAGTTCTACGCGACTTCTTAGTATTGATGGAGATACACTTGTCATTAGCGTTCCCAATGAATTTGCTAAGGATTGGTTGGAAAGTCGTTATGCACCTATGATTCGTTCCTCTGTTCAATCTGTTTTAGGCCATTCGGTCAGTCTTCGTTTTATTTTACCCCCTGCGAGTGGTACTTATGGTGAGGATATCATTCAATCTGAGCTTATTCCTCCTTCAATACCTAAGCAAATTGAACCTATTTCAAATTTCCTGAATAACAAATATACCTTCGATACCTTTGTCATAGGTAATAGTAATCGTTTCGCACACGCAGCTTCATTGGCTGTAGCAGAATCCCCTGCTAAATCTTACAATCCTCTTTTTATTTATGGCGGGGTTGGTTTAGGAAAAACTCATCTCATGCATGCTATAGGTCATCATGTCCTGCAAAGGTCGCCCAATACTAAAGTTATTTATGTTTCCAGCGAGAAGTTTACCAACGAATTAATTGATTCAATCCGGGATGAGAACCCCGAAGAATTCCGCAATCATTACCGAAATGTTGATATTCTTCTGATCGATGATATTCAATTTTTAGCTGGCAAAGAGCGGACTCAGGAAGAGTTTTTCCATACATTTAATGCACTTCATGAAGCTAATAAACAAATCATTATTTCTTCAGACCGCCCACCAAAAGAAATTCCAACCTTAGAAGACCGTTTACGTTCCCGTTTTGAATGGGGTTTAATCACTGATATTCAAGCACCTGATTTTGAAACCAGAATAGCCATTCTGCGCAAAAAGGCGAAAATGGAAAATCTGCAAGTTCCTAATGAAGTGATGGTTTATATTGCTGACAAAATCCGTTCCAATATACGTGAACTTGAAGGAGCACTTATCCGGGTCATGGCCTTTGCCTCACTTAGTTCAATCCCTATAACCGCTGAAGTTGCCGTAGAAGCATTAAAAGATATTATTCCTGTTAATACTACTAAACAGATAACCATTGATATAATCCAAGAATCTGTCGCAAGATTTTTTAACTTATCCCCTAATGATTTTAAAGCTAAAAAAAGAACCCGCGCCGTAGCATTCCCAAGACAAATTGCTATGTACCTTTCCCGCCAGCTTACTGATTTCTCTTTACCTAAAATCGGAGAAGAATTTGGTGGCAGAGATCATACTACGGTTATGCATGCACACGATAAAATCACACAGGCTTTGATTAACGATCCATTACTAGAGAAAAAAGTCAATGAAATCATTCAAAAGATTCAATCGGATTAG